The nucleotide sequence AGAAGAGTACTAAGACAAAACCCTGAAGCATTTGTTATCGTGACAGGATGTTATGCTCAGCTTCGCCCTGAAGAAATCGCAAAGATAGATGGAGTAGATGCCGTACTGGGAAGCAACGAGAAGTTCAAACTTTTTTCTCTGATTGAAAATTTTAATAAAAGAGATTTGACTTGTATATCTGTTACTCCCACAGAAAATTTGACTGAGTTTGGTGTAGCTCACTCTACAGATGCCGATAGCAGAACACGAGCATTTTTAAAAATTCAGGATGGATGCGATTATACTTGTTCTTTTTGCACGATCCCATTAGCACGCGGGGCAAGCAGAAGTCTTGCTGTAAATAAAGTTAAAGATGAATTTATAAAATTGCTTGATTCAGGTTACACGGAAATTGTTCTTACTGGTGTGAATGTTGGTGATTATGGAAAAAACATTGATACTAATTTGTTTAAACTTCTCTCGGAACTTATTAGAATCGAAGGTAAATTCAGAATAAGAATAAGTTCAATCGAACCGAATCTTCTTTCAGATGAAATAATTAATCTCACGGCTGACTCAGAAAAACTCTGTAATCATTTTCATATTCCTCTGCAGAATGGAAGTCCACGTATTCTGAAAGCAATGCAGAGAAGATATACATCAGATATTTACTATCATTTGATTCATAAAATTAAAAATCGAATTCCCGATGCAGGAATAGGAGTTGATGTAATAGTTGGATTCCCCGGCGAAACTGAAGAGGATTTCATCCATACCCATAATTTTTTAAGAGATTTGCCAATCTCCTATCTTCACGTTTTCACATACTCGGAAAGACCAAATACAAAAGCAATTTCATTACAAGGTTCAATTGACGTTCAGGAAAGAAAGAGAAGAAATAACATTCTCCGAATATTAAGTGAGAAAAAAAGGACCCGGTTCTATGAAGAGATGATCGGCACAACACAAAAAGTTTTATTTGAGCATAACAGCAAAGATGGAATGATACAGGGCTTTACTTCTAATTATATCAGGGTTCAAACAAATTTTCATGATGCTTTGAAAGGTAAAATAGTGCCTGTAATGCTGGATAATACACCCGAAGAAGTTTGTAATTGTACTTTATTGTCCACAAAAAATTCAGTT is from Ignavibacteriota bacterium and encodes:
- the mtaB gene encoding tRNA (N(6)-L-threonylcarbamoyladenosine(37)-C(2))-methylthiotransferase MtaB: MNKKVALHTLGCKLNYSETSSIGSQFLDKEYEIVSIQEIADVYVLNTCSVTESAERECRQLIRRVLRQNPEAFVIVTGCYAQLRPEEIAKIDGVDAVLGSNEKFKLFSLIENFNKRDLTCISVTPTENLTEFGVAHSTDADSRTRAFLKIQDGCDYTCSFCTIPLARGASRSLAVNKVKDEFIKLLDSGYTEIVLTGVNVGDYGKNIDTNLFKLLSELIRIEGKFRIRISSIEPNLLSDEIINLTADSEKLCNHFHIPLQNGSPRILKAMQRRYTSDIYYHLIHKIKNRIPDAGIGVDVIVGFPGETEEDFIHTHNFLRDLPISYLHVFTYSERPNTKAISLQGSIDVQERKRRNNILRILSEKKRTRFYEEMIGTTQKVLFEHNSKDGMIQGFTSNYIRVQTNFHDALKGKIVPVMLDNTPEEVCNCTLLSTKNSVDLITAET